One stretch of Bacillus thermozeamaize DNA includes these proteins:
- a CDS encoding phenylalanine--tRNA ligase subunit alpha yields the protein MRDELAQLRRQFAQEMERADSVAQLQQLRVQYLGKKGALTQILRGMGQLSPEERPVIGQLANQIRDEWEKALREQEERLREAALKEQLERERIDVTLPGKRGMASSKHPLSLVIEQIEDIFVGLGFEIAEGPEVETDYYNFEALNIPPNHPARDMQDSFYITETFLMRTHTSPVQIRTMERKQGQVPVRIICPGKVYRRDDDDATHSHLFTQVEGLVVDEGIRMSDLKGILLTFAREMFGPGVDIRLRPSFFPFTEPSAEVDISCVICKGQGCRVCKDTGWLEILGSGMVHPRVLEVAGYDPERYTGFAFGMGVERIAMLKYGIEDIRHFYTNDMRFLHQFARL from the coding sequence ATGCGCGATGAACTGGCCCAGTTGCGCCGGCAGTTTGCGCAAGAGATGGAGCGTGCCGATTCGGTTGCGCAATTGCAGCAGTTGCGGGTACAGTATCTGGGAAAAAAGGGGGCGCTGACACAGATCCTGCGGGGAATGGGCCAGCTTTCGCCTGAGGAGAGGCCGGTGATCGGCCAGTTGGCCAACCAAATCCGGGATGAATGGGAAAAGGCGCTGCGTGAACAGGAGGAACGGTTGAGGGAAGCCGCGCTCAAGGAACAACTGGAGCGGGAACGGATCGACGTCACCCTGCCCGGCAAGCGCGGCATGGCGAGCAGCAAGCACCCGTTGTCGCTCGTCATTGAACAGATTGAGGATATTTTTGTAGGCCTGGGGTTTGAAATCGCGGAGGGGCCGGAAGTGGAAACCGATTATTACAACTTTGAGGCCCTGAATATTCCGCCCAATCATCCGGCCAGGGACATGCAGGATTCGTTTTATATCACGGAAACCTTCCTGATGCGCACGCATACCTCACCGGTACAGATACGCACGATGGAGCGCAAGCAGGGGCAGGTGCCGGTGCGGATCATCTGTCCGGGGAAGGTGTACCGGCGCGATGATGATGACGCCACCCACTCCCATCTGTTTACGCAGGTGGAAGGGCTGGTGGTGGATGAAGGCATCCGCATGAGCGATCTGAAGGGAATTCTGTTGACATTCGCCCGCGAGATGTTTGGCCCGGGGGTGGATATCCGCCTGCGGCCCAGTTTCTTTCCGTTTACGGAGCCCAGCGCCGAGGTGGACATTTCTTGCGTGATCTGCAAGGGCCAGGGGTGCCGGGTGTGCAAGGATACGGGCTGGCTGGAAATCCTGGGTTCGGGGATGGTTCACCCGCGGGTGTTGGAAGTGGCAGGGTATGATCCCGAGCGGTACACCGGTTTTGCCTTCGGCATGGGCGTGGAGCGGATCGCCATGCTGAAGTACGGGATTGAGGATATTCGCCATTTCTACACCAATGACATGCGGTTTTTACACCAGTTTGCACGGTTGTAG
- a CDS encoding spermidine synthase has product MNNHLPKGYVSENGQLWLVDEEELGFRASWKVNRLLHHEKTPFQEITVFENDAFGRVLALDGIPQTSSGDGFIYNEMIVHVPLTTHPNPRHVAIIGGGDGGAARETVKYPEVEQVTLVEIDERVVELSRQWLAEVFGRELNPRVKPAYRDGNQWIKEQEGQWDVIIVDSSDPVGPATVLFETPFYEQVYRALKEDGLMVCQSESPFFHAQVLKRITTSLRRLFPIVRTYLATIPTYPGGWWSFTLASKKWDPLTAELGRLQAQDTQYVNPDVFRAAFQLPTFVRRLLEETDG; this is encoded by the coding sequence ATGAACAACCATTTGCCGAAAGGGTATGTAAGCGAAAATGGCCAGTTGTGGCTGGTGGACGAGGAAGAATTGGGATTCCGCGCCAGCTGGAAGGTCAACCGGTTGCTGCACCACGAAAAGACCCCCTTTCAGGAAATCACCGTATTTGAAAATGATGCGTTTGGACGGGTATTGGCGCTGGATGGGATCCCTCAGACCTCTTCCGGTGACGGTTTCATTTACAACGAAATGATCGTCCATGTTCCGCTGACGACCCATCCCAATCCTCGTCACGTGGCGATTATCGGCGGCGGCGACGGGGGCGCGGCACGTGAAACGGTCAAGTACCCGGAAGTGGAACAGGTGACGCTGGTGGAAATTGATGAGCGGGTCGTTGAATTGAGCCGGCAGTGGCTGGCGGAGGTTTTCGGCCGGGAATTGAATCCGCGGGTCAAACCCGCTTACCGGGATGGCAATCAGTGGATAAAGGAACAAGAAGGACAATGGGATGTCATCATTGTCGACTCATCCGATCCCGTGGGACCTGCCACTGTGTTGTTTGAAACGCCTTTTTACGAGCAGGTTTATCGTGCGCTGAAAGAGGATGGGCTGATGGTCTGCCAGTCGGAATCTCCTTTTTTTCATGCGCAAGTGCTCAAACGGATCACTACTTCCTTGCGCCGGCTGTTTCCCATCGTCCGCACCTATCTAGCTACCATTCCCACATACCCTGGGGGCTGGTGGAGCTTTACGCTGGCATCCAAGAAATGGGATCCCCTGACGGCAGAGTTGGGACGCTTGCAGGCGCAGGACACCCAGTACGTCAATCCGGATGTCTTCCGGGCCGCTTTCCAGTTGCCTACATTCGTCCGCAGGCTCCTGGAAGAGACGGATGGCTGA